A single region of the Syngnathus acus chromosome 6, fSynAcu1.2, whole genome shotgun sequence genome encodes:
- the tmem86a gene encoding lysoplasmalogenase-like protein TMEM86A, producing the protein MVSPVSVVKSEGPKLVPFFKSTCVYFVLWLPTSSPSWFSALIKCLPIFCLWVFLLAHGFSFLGAHSSARKILAGLIFSALGDAFLIWQEQGYFVHGLLMFAITHILYSSAFGMKPINVRAGFVITAVSSVSYMLLYPYLSGPFTYLVAVYIALIGFMGWRAMAGLQLANDLWTWTKLSACLGAVLFMVSDLTIAVNKFCFPVPHSRAIIMATYYAAQMLIALSAVECQDAEVARKRI; encoded by the exons GTCAAGAGTGAAGGCCCTAAACTGGTGCCATTCTTCAAGTCAACCTGTGTTTACTTTGTCCTCTGGCTACCAACCTCAAGTCCATCTTGGTTTAGCGCACTTATCAAATGCCTGCCCATCTTCTGCCTCTGGGTCTTTCTGCTGGCACATGGCTTCAGCTTCTTGGGGGCTCACTCCAGTGCCCGCAAGATCCTCGCCGGCCTCATCTTTTCTGCTCTGGGTGACGCTTTCCTCATCTGGCAGGAGCAAGGCTACTTCGTCCACG GTCTACTGATGTTTGCCATCACTCACATCCTCTACTCATCTGCCTTTGGAATGAAGCCCATCAATGTGCGCGCAGGCTTTGTGATCACTGCTGTGTCCAGTGTGAGCTACATGCTTCTCTACCCTTACCTGTCGGGCCCGTTTACCTACTTGGTGGCCGTCTACATCGCCCTGATTGGCTTCATGGGCTGGAGGGCCATGGCGGGCCTGCAGTTAGCCAATGACCTGTGGACCTGGACCAAGCTGTCCGCCTGCCTGGGCGCCGTGCTGTTCATGGTGTCCGACCTCACGATTGCCGTCAACAAGTTCTGTTTCCCTGTGCCCCACTCGCGTGCTATCATCATGGCGACCTACTACGCTGCCCAAATGCTGATTGCTTTGTCAGCCGTGGAATGCCAGGATGCAGAGGTCGCGCGGAAGAGAATATGA